In Halorhabdus tiamatea SARL4B, a genomic segment contains:
- a CDS encoding cystathionine gamma-synthase: protein MNDERDGEADSGTFETRAIHAGWEPDAETGAIMPPIYASSTFAQDAPGEHRGYEYSRTGNPTRTALEDNLANLEGGSHGRAFASGMAAINTVLNLLSAGDHVVVGQDVYGGTHRLFTQVYEDYDLRFSFVDATDPDELQTAMTPRTALVWIETPTNPLMRVLDIESVARVAHDHDALLSVDNTFATPYLQRPIEYGADIVAHSLTKYLGGHSDVVGGALVTDDPDLDERLGFYQNSVGATPDPFACFLVLRGIKTLPVRMDRHSATARELASWLADHPAVETVHYPGLSSHPHHDVATRQMDDYGGMVSFELDASLEAVETFVSKTDVFTLAESLGGVESLLEHPASMTHAAVPADERRENGITDGLVRLSVGLEGVEDLRNDLAQALSVAIDR, encoded by the coding sequence ATGAACGACGAGCGTGACGGCGAAGCCGACAGTGGCACCTTCGAGACGCGGGCGATCCACGCCGGCTGGGAGCCAGATGCGGAGACCGGGGCCATCATGCCGCCGATCTACGCCTCCTCGACGTTCGCCCAGGACGCCCCCGGCGAGCACCGCGGCTACGAGTACTCCCGGACGGGTAATCCGACCCGGACAGCACTCGAGGATAACCTCGCCAACCTCGAAGGTGGGTCTCACGGGCGGGCCTTCGCTAGCGGGATGGCTGCGATCAACACCGTCCTGAACCTGCTTTCAGCCGGCGATCACGTCGTCGTGGGCCAGGACGTCTACGGCGGGACCCACCGACTGTTTACCCAGGTCTACGAGGACTACGATCTCCGGTTCTCGTTCGTCGACGCGACCGACCCCGACGAGTTGCAGACGGCGATGACACCCCGGACTGCGCTCGTCTGGATCGAGACCCCGACGAACCCCCTCATGCGGGTGCTAGACATCGAGTCTGTCGCGCGCGTCGCTCACGACCACGACGCGCTGCTTTCCGTCGACAACACGTTCGCGACGCCGTATCTCCAGCGCCCGATCGAGTACGGGGCCGACATCGTGGCCCACTCGCTGACGAAGTATCTCGGCGGTCACTCCGACGTCGTCGGCGGGGCCCTGGTCACGGACGATCCCGACCTGGACGAGCGACTGGGCTTCTATCAGAACAGCGTCGGGGCGACGCCCGATCCCTTCGCGTGTTTCCTCGTCCTGCGGGGCATCAAGACACTCCCGGTCAGGATGGACCGTCACTCCGCGACCGCCCGTGAATTGGCGTCCTGGCTTGCCGATCATCCGGCCGTCGAGACGGTTCACTATCCCGGTCTGTCGTCACATCCACACCACGACGTGGCGACCCGGCAGATGGACGACTACGGCGGCATGGTGAGTTTCGAGCTCGACGCCTCGCTGGAAGCGGTCGAGACGTTCGTCTCGAAGACGGATGTATTCACGCTAGCCGAGAGTCTGGGCGGGGTCGAAAGCCTGCTCGAACACCCGGCGTCGATGACCCACGCTGCGGTGCCCGCCGACGAACGACGCGAGAACGGCATCACGGACGGCCTCGTTCGACTCAGCGTCGGTCTGGAAGGTGTCGAGGACCTCCGAAACGATCTGGCGCAGGCACTCTCGGTCGCGATCGATCGATAG
- a CDS encoding phytoene/squalene synthase family protein, with translation MDSGRPPPDAEWCYEAVQGVSRTFALTVEALEEPMASQIGLGYLLCRIADTVEDASHIPPDEQVSLLITYDAAVDPDSPTTMRDFRAAVDPWLPAPPRSDDWTVVARAPTVWATFAEQPADARAAIVPPVREMVDGMADFLSRHAKAGGLRIEDYPELEEYCHYAAGTVGTLITNLLTPNGVSPDRTEELYDTAGSFARLLQLVNIAKDVHADYHEENNVYLPATWLAEAGVEQEHVLAERNRESVAWVVQRTATRARSFLDDAQSYLETMPLSHGNTLSAWSVPYLLSVGTLRELDNRPRDALTESGVKVDREEVFAVMTAAGDTGVDALGDLRATIARKPYSLVVE, from the coding sequence ATGGATTCCGGACGCCCGCCCCCCGACGCCGAGTGGTGTTACGAGGCCGTCCAGGGGGTATCGCGTACGTTCGCCCTGACCGTCGAGGCCCTCGAGGAACCGATGGCGTCCCAGATCGGGTTGGGCTATCTTCTCTGTCGGATCGCAGACACCGTCGAGGACGCCAGCCACATTCCACCGGACGAGCAGGTCTCGTTGCTGATCACCTACGACGCCGCGGTCGACCCTGACAGTCCGACGACGATGCGGGACTTCCGTGCCGCAGTCGATCCGTGGCTTCCGGCCCCTCCGCGCTCGGACGACTGGACGGTTGTCGCGCGTGCGCCGACCGTCTGGGCCACGTTCGCCGAACAACCGGCGGACGCCAGGGCGGCGATCGTTCCACCCGTCCGTGAGATGGTCGATGGGATGGCCGACTTCCTCTCACGACACGCCAAGGCCGGTGGCCTCCGGATCGAGGACTACCCGGAACTCGAGGAGTACTGTCACTACGCCGCCGGAACGGTCGGAACGCTGATTACGAATCTACTCACCCCCAATGGGGTCTCCCCCGACCGGACCGAGGAACTCTACGACACGGCTGGCTCGTTTGCCCGACTTCTACAGCTCGTCAACATCGCCAAGGACGTCCACGCCGACTACCACGAGGAGAACAACGTCTATCTGCCGGCGACCTGGCTGGCCGAGGCGGGCGTCGAGCAGGAACACGTCCTGGCCGAGCGCAACCGCGAATCGGTCGCCTGGGTCGTCCAGCGCACGGCCACGCGAGCCCGATCGTTTCTCGACGACGCCCAGTCGTATCTCGAAACGATGCCGCTCTCTCACGGAAATACGCTTTCGGCCTGGTCGGTGCCGTATCTGTTGAGCGTCGGGACGCTCCGTGAACTCGACAATCGACCCCGAGACGCGCTCACTGAATCAGGGGTCAAAGTGGATCGCGAGGAGGTCTTTGCGGTGATGACCGCGGCCGGCGATACTGGCGTCGACGCACTGGGCGATCTCCGGGCGACGATCGCCCGGAAACCGTACTCCCTGGTAGTCGAGTGA
- a CDS encoding chemotaxis protein CheC, whose protein sequence is MPLLIDIRKLRVINQLIKAGAGNAATSLGELAGVESTVEIKSLAFVEPPDIAREIGTDPIYSASIRLNEPPYGVFLLTFYEETAREMAELLTGTTVESEFNQLQKSALQEVCNILTSGFIDGIANTLGTTIDMGTPTLRFADGEEIAEDALSHVRVDSLSIVLDSLVDVTDRDAAFKVRLFLIPDPGSFVNLLDQLDLGEIDESDTEADPVF, encoded by the coding sequence ATGCCCCTGCTCATCGACATCAGGAAGTTGCGGGTCATCAACCAGCTCATCAAGGCCGGCGCGGGCAACGCCGCCACCTCTCTGGGAGAACTCGCCGGCGTCGAATCGACCGTCGAGATCAAGAGCCTGGCGTTCGTCGAACCGCCGGACATCGCCCGTGAGATCGGCACGGACCCGATCTACAGCGCGAGTATAAGGCTCAACGAGCCCCCCTACGGCGTGTTTTTGCTCACGTTCTACGAGGAGACCGCCCGCGAGATGGCCGAGTTGCTGACCGGGACGACGGTCGAGTCGGAGTTCAACCAGCTCCAGAAGAGCGCGCTCCAGGAGGTCTGTAACATCCTCACCTCCGGGTTCATCGACGGGATCGCCAACACGCTCGGAACGACTATCGACATGGGGACGCCGACGCTCCGATTCGCCGACGGCGAGGAGATCGCCGAAGATGCCCTCTCACACGTCCGGGTGGACTCGCTGTCGATCGTCCTCGACAGTCTCGTGGACGTGACCGATCGGGACGCGGCGTTCAAGGTCCGACTGTTCTTGATCCCTGACCCAGGATCGTTCGTCAACCTGCTGGACCAGCTCGACCTCGGCGAGATCGACGAGTCGGATACCGAAGCGGACCCTGTGTTTTGA
- a CDS encoding CopD family protein encodes MTLADVVVAGLHLLFAAVWGGSVVFMAIAVLPAAREGLLDSEPLAELTKQFKRIARAGAVVTLLTGGHQAANGYMDSLFSSTRGHLVLGMVALWLALAALSEIGAARLTDGTNERKVRTPAADARPFFLAASVVAVALFVDAGALAAPW; translated from the coding sequence ATGACACTCGCAGACGTGGTCGTGGCCGGATTGCACCTGCTGTTCGCCGCCGTGTGGGGCGGAAGCGTCGTCTTCATGGCGATTGCCGTCCTGCCGGCAGCCAGAGAGGGGCTCCTCGACAGCGAACCGCTCGCCGAGTTGACGAAACAGTTCAAGCGCATCGCCCGCGCGGGCGCAGTGGTGACCCTGTTGACCGGTGGTCACCAGGCGGCCAACGGCTACATGGACTCCCTGTTCAGTTCCACGCGGGGCCACCTCGTCCTGGGGATGGTCGCGCTGTGGCTCGCACTCGCAGCCCTCTCTGAGATCGGTGCGGCACGGCTGACCGACGGGACGAACGAGCGGAAGGTCCGGACGCCTGCTGCCGACGCGCGGCCGTTCTTCCTGGCGGCGTCGGTGGTCGCAGTGGCACTGTTCGTCGACGCTGGCGCGCTGGCAGCCCCCTGGTAG
- a CDS encoding 30S ribosomal protein S6e — MVDFTVALADPDTGETHQVDIDGQDANRFMGRELGDEVDGSAVGLDGFTLELAGGSDDAGRPLREDVRGAALKSILLEGGVGFKPERDGERKRVTVRGREISDAVRQLNAKIVDAGDGDVAELLGEESED, encoded by the coding sequence ATGGTAGACTTCACTGTCGCTCTAGCCGATCCGGACACAGGCGAAACCCATCAGGTCGATATCGACGGACAGGACGCGAACCGATTCATGGGCCGAGAACTCGGTGACGAGGTCGACGGGAGTGCGGTCGGCCTCGACGGGTTCACGCTGGAACTGGCGGGCGGGTCCGACGACGCCGGTCGCCCGCTCCGTGAAGACGTCCGCGGAGCGGCTCTCAAGTCGATCCTGCTCGAAGGCGGGGTCGGTTTCAAACCCGAGCGCGACGGCGAACGCAAGCGCGTGACTGTCCGGGGTCGGGAGATCAGCGACGCAGTCAGACAGCTCAACGCGAAGATCGTCGACGCGGGCGACGGTGATGTCGCCGAACTGCTCGGTGAGGAGTCCGAGGACTGA
- a CDS encoding CheF family chemotaxis protein: MSESVIADFVATFNSERSTRAEPVKGRVLLSQKRLVLAADNSKTTIPLSTIFDVAVGHVPPDLGDFFDSTVTVAFEKGDDRFVAVVEAGDETIEKFSTVLFKALLNGTDATVQHPAEIGGRVTDAEYVPAKLFLEPQGVRFKRQSGSFTVTLAQVTKFERSKREISGSERAVLAVRHMPDGQAITTVAAIPSARKLSLLGRYLRLEYSDLMGELKDIELTDPEIELLVAVYSTGDMEGIPLANVLDREASEVTMLVNDLEGKDLLTAGEEGPTLTPKGRVVVNRHLEDVNE; the protein is encoded by the coding sequence ATGTCGGAATCAGTCATCGCGGATTTCGTCGCGACGTTCAACTCCGAGCGGTCGACCCGGGCCGAGCCGGTCAAAGGCCGAGTACTTCTCAGCCAGAAGCGGCTTGTACTCGCAGCCGACAACTCGAAGACGACGATCCCGCTTTCGACGATCTTCGACGTGGCCGTCGGGCACGTCCCGCCTGACCTCGGTGACTTCTTCGACTCGACGGTAACGGTGGCCTTCGAGAAGGGCGACGACCGGTTCGTCGCCGTCGTCGAGGCCGGCGACGAGACGATCGAGAAGTTCTCGACGGTGCTGTTCAAGGCCTTGCTCAACGGCACCGATGCGACAGTCCAGCACCCGGCCGAGATCGGCGGGCGAGTGACCGACGCCGAGTACGTCCCCGCGAAGCTGTTTCTCGAGCCCCAGGGCGTCAGGTTCAAACGCCAGAGTGGCTCCTTTACCGTGACGCTCGCACAGGTCACGAAGTTCGAGCGCTCGAAACGGGAGATATCCGGGTCCGAGCGGGCCGTCCTGGCCGTCCGGCACATGCCCGATGGCCAGGCGATCACGACCGTCGCAGCGATCCCCTCGGCCCGGAAGCTCAGCCTCCTGGGTCGGTATCTCCGGCTGGAGTACTCCGATCTGATGGGCGAACTCAAAGACATCGAGCTCACAGATCCCGAGATCGAACTCCTCGTGGCCGTCTACTCGACCGGCGACATGGAGGGGATCCCGCTCGCCAACGTCCTCGACCGGGAGGCAAGCGAGGTCACGATGCTGGTCAACGATCTCGAGGGGAAAGACTTGCTCACGGCCGGCGAGGAGGGGCCGACACTCACGCCGAAAGGACGTGTCGTCGTCAACCGACACCTCGAGGACGTCAACGAGTAA
- a CDS encoding CheF family chemotaxis protein, protein MSEGERKLADSRGKFVQVVENGRKLNDVEWIPGRILLSNKRLVLASNEGKKTISLADVRSVKTRQNVNEAIANVSGYVSIQTGRDVLLLSPADVEGFAAEIYSARLDQQVVLAKHPAVKGGVVQDAAWEKARIKVGEDSVELAISSGQFVEIHLDDVGTIAETERSVFEKERSVLEVEHAIDGTSVKTYLSGSASDCAILASLLRSGDQHVESDVELSDDELEVLMALYSGVSPFEIPDFVGLDVEDVEDIFEALAEQGVVRKKRTRREVGLKPRGRSIASEVIADQ, encoded by the coding sequence ATGAGCGAGGGCGAACGGAAACTCGCCGACAGCCGGGGCAAATTCGTCCAGGTAGTCGAGAATGGACGCAAACTCAACGACGTCGAGTGGATCCCCGGCCGGATTCTGCTCTCGAACAAACGGCTGGTACTGGCGAGCAACGAGGGCAAGAAGACGATCTCACTCGCAGACGTCCGGAGCGTCAAGACCCGACAGAACGTCAACGAGGCCATCGCCAACGTCTCGGGATACGTCTCGATCCAGACTGGCCGTGACGTCCTGTTGCTCTCGCCGGCCGACGTCGAGGGATTTGCCGCCGAGATTTACAGCGCCCGCCTGGACCAGCAGGTCGTCCTCGCGAAACACCCTGCAGTCAAGGGTGGCGTCGTCCAGGACGCTGCCTGGGAGAAAGCCCGGATCAAAGTCGGCGAGGACTCCGTCGAACTCGCTATCTCCAGCGGCCAGTTCGTCGAGATCCACCTCGACGACGTCGGGACCATCGCGGAGACCGAACGTTCCGTCTTCGAGAAAGAGCGCAGCGTCCTCGAGGTCGAACACGCCATCGACGGGACGAGCGTCAAGACCTACCTCTCGGGGTCGGCGAGCGACTGCGCGATCCTCGCGTCACTGCTTCGCTCCGGCGATCAGCACGTCGAATCGGATGTCGAGTTGAGCGACGACGAACTCGAAGTCTTGATGGCACTGTACTCTGGTGTCTCGCCCTTCGAGATTCCGGATTTCGTCGGACTCGACGTCGAGGACGTCGAGGACATCTTCGAGGCACTCGCCGAGCAGGGCGTGGTACGCAAAAAGCGCACCCGACGGGAAGTCGGACTCAAACCTCGCGGGCGGTCGATCGCTAGCGAGGTCATCGCCGACCAGTGA
- a CDS encoding HEAT repeat domain-containing protein, producing the protein MSLFELQREGDVQELIRLLRESDNEDVRTRTASMLGEFDDHADRRDVVSALVQAAETDDSGAVTAAAVDSLDELGQDAIESLIESMAGVDFEGGEADWVRAKAFVNALDADIPELRMAAANGLGQFGDSDAIEPLVGRFSDPDPRVRARAGRACGSIGDPRATDPLESLLTDDAVVVRREAAEALGQIGNRQALQALLDLYDDSSERVRRIAVNAFGNFDNAAPVDALVAALGDDAATVRRTAVYSIIQLLANVPTQKSHEIRETIVDRLSETDDDSVVAPLVEILEEGTQVAQRRNTAWLLGRVVTEPDERVIDALVSALADDDQMTSQFAATSLTELEADRLEERLLDVATDTDQPTQARTQAIFALGKVGGERARETLDGLLDETDDEEVRKRAFSAISKLGGRL; encoded by the coding sequence ATGTCGCTGTTCGAACTCCAGCGCGAGGGCGACGTTCAGGAACTCATTCGGCTCCTCCGGGAGAGTGACAACGAGGACGTTCGGACGCGCACGGCGTCGATGCTCGGGGAGTTCGACGACCACGCCGACCGGCGTGACGTCGTGAGCGCGCTCGTCCAGGCCGCCGAGACTGACGACTCGGGCGCAGTCACGGCAGCGGCTGTCGACTCCCTCGACGAACTCGGTCAGGACGCCATCGAATCGCTCATCGAGTCGATGGCCGGCGTCGACTTCGAGGGGGGAGAGGCCGACTGGGTCCGTGCGAAGGCTTTCGTCAACGCACTGGACGCTGACATCCCCGAGTTGCGGATGGCCGCCGCCAACGGCCTCGGACAGTTCGGCGACAGTGACGCGATCGAACCGCTGGTCGGGCGGTTCAGCGATCCCGACCCGCGGGTGCGTGCCCGTGCTGGCCGGGCTTGCGGGTCGATCGGCGATCCCCGGGCGACTGACCCGCTCGAATCGCTGCTCACTGACGACGCGGTCGTCGTGCGACGGGAGGCCGCCGAGGCGCTCGGCCAGATCGGCAACCGCCAGGCCTTACAGGCCCTGCTCGATCTCTACGACGACTCGTCCGAGCGCGTACGGCGGATCGCGGTCAACGCCTTCGGGAACTTCGACAACGCCGCACCCGTCGACGCGCTCGTCGCAGCACTGGGCGACGACGCGGCGACCGTCCGGCGGACGGCCGTCTACTCGATCATCCAGTTGCTCGCGAACGTCCCGACTCAGAAGAGCCACGAGATCCGCGAGACGATCGTCGACCGGTTGAGCGAGACCGACGACGACAGCGTCGTCGCGCCGCTGGTCGAGATCTTAGAAGAGGGAACGCAGGTCGCCCAGCGCCGGAACACGGCGTGGCTACTCGGTCGCGTCGTGACCGAACCGGACGAACGGGTGATCGACGCGCTGGTCTCGGCGCTCGCCGACGACGACCAGATGACCTCTCAGTTCGCCGCCACGAGCCTGACGGAACTCGAGGCCGACCGCCTCGAGGAGCGACTGCTCGACGTCGCGACTGACACTGACCAGCCGACCCAGGCCCGGACGCAAGCGATCTTTGCGCTCGGGAAGGTCGGCGGCGAGCGGGCGCGCGAGACGCTCGACGGCCTGCTCGACGAGACTGACGACGAGGAAGTTCGCAAACGCGCGTTCTCGGCCATCTCGAAACTCGGGGGGCGACTGTGA
- a CDS encoding CheR family methyltransferase, with product MSRRSGSQRGFTSLLEYIGSELDFESDFYNDAYLDRRITARIRRTDSEDYRAYERLLRRDATEQDALLDSLSINVTGFFRNPEAWERLRPVLRELTEQRRTVRVWSAPCADGREPYSLAMLARDDPEIDERRLDILATDINPDILAEARAGVYETSQTTDIEAELEPLDSVSPYIDRDGDTFTVRESIREMVTFEQHDLIRGDPKGEFDLMLCRNFLIYIDSSYKEPIFETISDSLRSGGSLMIGMTETIPSQCRMTFDSVDKQRRIYTRV from the coding sequence ATGAGTCGCCGATCAGGATCACAGCGTGGGTTCACCTCGCTGCTCGAGTACATCGGCTCGGAACTCGACTTCGAGTCGGACTTCTACAACGATGCGTATCTCGACCGTCGCATCACGGCCCGGATCCGTCGAACCGACAGCGAAGACTACCGCGCCTACGAACGGCTGTTGCGACGTGACGCCACTGAACAGGACGCGCTCCTAGACTCGCTGTCGATCAACGTCACCGGGTTCTTCCGGAATCCGGAGGCCTGGGAGCGACTCCGCCCCGTCCTTCGTGAGCTGACCGAGCAACGCCGGACGGTTCGCGTCTGGAGCGCGCCGTGTGCCGACGGTCGGGAACCGTACTCCCTGGCAATGTTGGCGAGGGACGACCCCGAGATCGACGAGCGACGGCTCGATATTCTCGCGACCGACATCAACCCCGACATTCTGGCCGAAGCTCGCGCGGGCGTCTACGAGACCTCCCAGACGACGGACATCGAGGCCGAACTCGAACCCCTCGATTCTGTCTCGCCGTACATCGATCGCGACGGCGATACGTTCACCGTCAGAGAGTCGATCCGGGAGATGGTCACCTTCGAGCAACACGATCTCATTCGCGGGGATCCGAAAGGCGAGTTCGACCTCATGTTGTGTCGGAACTTCCTCATCTATATCGACTCGTCGTACAAGGAACCGATCTTCGAGACCATCAGCGACTCCCTGCGGTCCGGCGGCTCCCTCATGATCGGGATGACCGAGACGATTCCGAGTCAGTGCCGAATGACGTTCGACTCGGTCGACAAACAGCGTCGGATCTACACCAGGGTGTAG
- the cheA gene encoding chemotaxis protein CheA, translating to MDDQYLDAFIRESEEAITELNNSLLELESDPSNQGAMDSIFRTAHTLKGNFGAMGFDDASDLAHAIEDLLDAIRQGEMEVTPEIMDLVFAGVDEIEAIVSEVEAHGESTADTTERVEEIRAVMEDGPDGASGSAAENGSSGSAADADSDGPGDDSTDSGSIDVEPILDRVDVPSPAEGSVTLSEIDIGDGNMQGVDAMLALDAIEDTLDVVATDPTPAEIEDGEFEDTFAVFAAADESTVTPALDDVGPVESSTVQDVTAAVAAAESTDTADASADNGSSTSSAAETSVDEIKSVRVDVDQLDDLHGLVEQLVTSRIKLRRAAEQENVDSTGETLNELDKITASLQNTVMDMRLIPLRKVVGKFPRLVRDLSRDLGKEIDFTIEGEDIELDRTILTEISDPLMHILRNAVDHGIEPPEERERKGKPREGSIELRARRERDHVVIAVEDDGAGLDVEAIREQALEQDIRSAEELDRMDDSAIYDLTFHPGFSTAEEVTDTSGRGVGMDVVHETVSQLDGSVNVESTPGEGTTVSLRLPVTMAIVKVLFIQVGDEQYGIPIKNVDEITAATEAREINGDEVIKHNDEIYPVIHLDEAFDVPGETKNGEGMLIRVRESERKVALHCDEVNSQEEVVVKPLEGLLSGTPGLSGTAVIGDGNIVHILDVVTL from the coding sequence ATGGACGATCAATATCTCGACGCCTTCATCCGCGAGAGCGAGGAGGCGATCACGGAGTTGAACAACTCGTTGCTCGAACTCGAATCGGACCCCAGCAACCAGGGGGCGATGGATTCGATCTTCCGGACCGCTCACACGCTGAAGGGCAACTTCGGCGCGATGGGCTTCGACGACGCAAGCGACCTCGCCCACGCGATCGAGGACTTACTCGACGCTATCCGCCAGGGCGAGATGGAGGTCACCCCGGAGATCATGGACCTCGTCTTCGCCGGCGTCGACGAGATCGAAGCGATCGTCTCCGAGGTCGAAGCGCACGGCGAATCGACCGCTGACACGACCGAGCGGGTCGAGGAGATCCGCGCCGTCATGGAAGACGGTCCCGACGGGGCCAGTGGATCGGCCGCCGAAAACGGGTCGTCCGGATCGGCCGCTGACGCCGATTCGGACGGCCCTGGCGATGACTCGACCGACTCGGGGTCGATCGACGTCGAACCGATCCTCGACCGCGTCGACGTGCCATCCCCGGCGGAGGGATCGGTCACGCTGTCCGAAATCGACATCGGCGACGGCAACATGCAGGGCGTCGACGCGATGCTCGCCCTCGATGCCATCGAGGACACACTCGATGTCGTGGCGACTGATCCGACGCCCGCGGAGATAGAGGACGGCGAGTTCGAGGACACGTTTGCGGTGTTCGCCGCGGCCGACGAATCGACTGTCACGCCGGCACTCGACGACGTCGGGCCTGTCGAATCCTCGACCGTCCAGGACGTCACGGCAGCCGTTGCGGCGGCGGAATCGACGGATACAGCGGACGCGTCGGCCGACAACGGCTCGTCGACGTCGAGTGCCGCCGAGACGTCCGTCGACGAGATCAAGTCCGTCCGGGTCGACGTCGACCAACTCGACGACCTCCACGGGCTGGTCGAACAGCTTGTCACCAGCCGGATCAAACTTCGCCGGGCCGCAGAACAGGAAAACGTCGACTCGACCGGCGAGACGCTCAACGAACTCGACAAGATCACGGCCAGCCTCCAGAACACCGTCATGGACATGCGGTTGATCCCGCTGCGGAAGGTCGTCGGGAAGTTCCCCCGACTCGTACGTGACCTCTCGCGGGATCTTGGCAAGGAGATCGACTTCACTATCGAGGGCGAGGACATCGAACTCGACCGGACGATCCTCACGGAAATCTCGGACCCGTTGATGCACATCCTTCGCAACGCGGTCGACCACGGGATCGAACCCCCGGAGGAACGCGAGCGCAAGGGCAAACCTCGCGAGGGCTCGATCGAGTTGCGAGCCCGCCGCGAGCGTGATCACGTCGTCATCGCCGTCGAAGACGACGGCGCGGGGCTAGACGTCGAGGCCATCCGCGAGCAGGCCTTAGAGCAGGACATCCGCTCGGCCGAGGAACTCGACCGGATGGACGACTCGGCGATCTACGATCTCACCTTCCACCCCGGCTTCTCGACCGCCGAGGAGGTCACGGACACGAGCGGTCGTGGCGTCGGGATGGACGTCGTCCACGAGACGGTCTCCCAGCTCGACGGCTCGGTCAACGTCGAGTCGACGCCGGGCGAGGGGACGACGGTCTCGCTTCGCCTCCCGGTGACGATGGCGATCGTGAAGGTCCTGTTCATCCAGGTCGGCGACGAGCAGTACGGCATCCCGATCAAGAACGTCGACGAGATCACCGCCGCGACCGAGGCCCGCGAGATCAACGGCGACGAGGTCATCAAGCACAACGACGAGATCTATCCTGTCATCCACCTCGACGAGGCCTTCGACGTCCCCGGCGAGACGAAAAACGGCGAGGGCATGTTGATCCGCGTCCGGGAGTCCGAACGCAAGGTCGCCCTCCACTGTGACGAGGTCAACAGCCAGGAGGAAGTCGTCGTCAAACCGCTCGAGGGGTTGCTCTCGGGGACGCCCGGCCTCTCGGGAACGGCCGTCATCGGCGACGGGAACATCGTCCACATCCTCGATGTTGTGACGCTTTGA
- a CDS encoding protein-glutamate methylesterase/protein-glutamine glutaminase: MSSRSTPRAVVADDSHFMRSVISDILEDGGIDVVTTARDGREAVEAVMESEPDVVTMDVEMPEMNGIEAVEEIMTARPTPVLMLSAHTDENADVTFEALEKGAVDFFTKPGGEVSMEMSRLKDQLVDMVRSVAEVDVTGDGGGHQPGRSEPSITPDSVVKNATLVIGSSTGGPTVVEQILSELPVGADLRILVVQHMPTDFTGRFATRLNKRSEYAVREAGDGDRIGGGEALVAAGGSHMEVSNYRSGRLRVALTEDDPVNSVRPSVDVTMESAAEVIDDPLVGVILTGMGTDGARGIQAIKAASGTTLAQDEASSAVYGMPKRAVETGAVDTVCPLDELSDRILDAINAEVH; the protein is encoded by the coding sequence ATGTCCTCACGATCAACGCCTCGGGCCGTCGTCGCGGACGACTCGCACTTCATGCGGAGCGTTATCTCCGATATTCTCGAGGACGGCGGAATCGACGTCGTCACCACGGCGAGAGATGGCCGGGAGGCGGTCGAGGCCGTCATGGAGTCCGAACCGGATGTCGTGACGATGGACGTCGAGATGCCCGAGATGAACGGCATCGAGGCGGTCGAGGAGATCATGACCGCCCGGCCGACGCCGGTGTTGATGCTCAGCGCTCACACCGACGAGAACGCCGACGTCACCTTCGAGGCCTTAGAGAAGGGAGCCGTCGACTTCTTTACGAAGCCCGGCGGCGAGGTGTCGATGGAGATGTCCCGGCTGAAGGACCAACTCGTCGACATGGTTCGGTCGGTCGCCGAGGTCGACGTCACGGGAGACGGCGGGGGACACCAGCCCGGCCGTTCCGAGCCGTCGATCACGCCGGACAGCGTCGTCAAGAACGCGACGCTGGTGATCGGCTCCTCGACGGGTGGGCCGACGGTCGTCGAACAGATCCTCTCGGAACTCCCGGTTGGCGCGGACCTGCGGATCCTCGTCGTCCAGCACATGCCGACGGATTTCACCGGCCGGTTTGCGACCCGACTCAACAAGCGCAGCGAGTACGCTGTCCGGGAAGCCGGCGACGGCGACCGAATCGGCGGCGGCGAGGCGCTGGTCGCCGCCGGCGGGTCTCACATGGAGGTCTCGAACTACCGCAGCGGTCGACTCCGGGTGGCTCTGACCGAGGACGACCCGGTCAATAGCGTCCGGCCGTCGGTCGACGTTACCATGGAGAGCGCCGCCGAGGTCATCGACGACCCGCTGGTCGGTGTCATCCTCACCGGGATGGGGACCGACGGGGCTCGCGGTATCCAGGCCATAAAGGCCGCCAGTGGGACGACACTTGCACAGGACGAGGCGTCCTCGGCGGTCTACGGGATGCCAAAGCGGGCTGTCGAGACCGGTGCAGTCGACACGGTTTGCCCGCTCGATGAGCTTTCAGACCGGATTCTCGACGCGATCAACGCGGAGGTGCACTAA